Below is a window of Chryseobacterium indicum DNA.
GTACAATAGGTGAAGAACAGATTCAGCAGCTTAAAGAAATTCTGCATTTAAGTCCATCTTCCATTAACAGTCAGCCATGGAATTTTGTGTTTGTATCGGATCCGGAAACAAAAATACAGCTTGCCGAAGCCTCTTATTTTAACAAGGAAAAAGTATTGGACGGAAGTCACCTTATCGTTTTTCAGGCACTTAAAAACCCTGAAGATTTTGAAAAGCAGATAGAAGAAAATCTTCCGGAAGGTTCGGTAACTTATTATAAAACTTTTGTAAAACCGAAAGGAGAAGCGGAGATCAGATCGTGGCTGAAACATCAGGTTTATCTTTCATTGGGTGTTTTGCTTTCTGCGTGCGCAGATATGGGAATAGATTCTACTCCGATGGAAGGAATTGAAACCGAAAAATATGATGCGATTTTAAAGAACGAAAAATACGAAAGTGTTTTTGCAGTAGTGATTGGCGTAAAGTCTGAAGAAGATAAAAATCAGCCGGTTCATAACCCGAAAAGAAGACTGGAAAGACAGCACGTAATTTTGGAAATTTAATTTATTTAAATGCAAAGATTAATATAATCCCCGAAATTATTTAAGAGAGCAAAGAGTGGCGACAAAGTCGCTTATGAAGTATGCTTTATAAAATCA
It encodes the following:
- a CDS encoding nitroreductase family protein, with the translated sequence MSFLEKMKSRYTVKKYNPQGTIGEEQIQQLKEILHLSPSSINSQPWNFVFVSDPETKIQLAEASYFNKEKVLDGSHLIVFQALKNPEDFEKQIEENLPEGSVTYYKTFVKPKGEAEIRSWLKHQVYLSLGVLLSACADMGIDSTPMEGIETEKYDAILKNEKYESVFAVVIGVKSEEDKNQPVHNPKRRLERQHVILEI